Genomic segment of Lemur catta isolate mLemCat1 chromosome 2, mLemCat1.pri, whole genome shotgun sequence:
gcaatccttctgcctcagcctcccgagtagctaggactacaggcatgtgccaccatgcctggctaatttttttttaatatatatatttttagctgtccagatcatttctttctatttttagtagagatggggtctcgctcttgctcaggctggtcttgaactcctgacctcgagggatcctcccgcctcagcctcccagagtgctaggattataggcgtgagccaccgcacctggtcaAGGCTTGCACTTTCAAATGGACACAAGATCAAGTGAACTAGTTAGGTTTCACATTGACagtatataagaaaatatacatggAAGGAAAAGTAAAGGGTTAACTTAACAAAGATTTATTCACAGGAATACatgtaaatagagaaaaataacagaaaagctaaacaaatgaaatgaagagGATCCAAACCAACTTTCACTCTGTAGCTTTCAACTTGCACCCTGTATGCATATATCTAGGACACAGAGGGCCACCATCATGCACCAATACAGTGTGGGAACCCTGCATTACATCCATTAACTTAAACATATCTTTAAGATCATgctttgaacaaaaaaaaaaaaaaagaaagcttagaAGGCACAACATAGGGAAATGAATACCAACCTCACTCTATGTGATACAAGCATGCTCCTTTCCTGCTAATTTAAATTACTTTCGATCACTATGAGTTAGAATGCATGCCTGAACCTTAAACtgcactttaaaaaaacaacttggCCTAGAAATTAAATCTAATGAAGTACAGCCATCAAATTATAGCCACTACATTAATGTTTAATGCAAAATTAAGATGTTACCTTTAGTTTGATATGCCCAACCCCATTtattcttccctccctgcccaccccacaaAGGTAAAAGGAGTGACTCATTTGGCATTTTGCAAGGTGCttcattgtttaaattttttttgttttatttccaactttttttttgggggggtaccTTAAATTGTAACTTCCAAGAACCCACTTCTACTATGGGAAGGCAAGCtgattttaactttattaattttgtttgtgtAGTTCTTCATCAGCATGCAAAACAAGGCCCCATCATGTgggaaaatttacataaaaatctttaaattaaaaaaaacccttcttTACTGTTTGTAACCCCCTTAGGTTTTCCTTATTGTGCACTAAggaatttttcctctttcttatccCTATGCATCATTTATATGGTTCCTGTTTGGGTACAGTTCCCCATATTCCAGAATGTACTGTTTTGCGAGCCGactaaacagattttttttttgcttcttcaCATCCAGTACAAAGTTGTAATTAGAGACAGATTTCCACCCACAAAAGCTCTAGATGTTAAAACATTTCCCAACATCGACTTAATGCAGTGACGGCAACAcctccctcccgcccctcccAGTAGGGTTGGGATTGTACTGTATTCCCTACTGGTTTACCCTTCCCCCCTGAAAAGGGCAACATTTTCCCTGGGTGCAGAGCCTCCCTCATAGTCTCCAAGACCGAAAGACCCCTAATTTTGGGACTGCAGCTTAAGTGTATTAGATTAAACACCATAAAAAGCTGCAAGACATTCTtttaacagaagaggaaactggtcGGAGAAATGCCTCCAATTTTCATCCCCAACTTGATTTTTAAATCCATGAAGGCTCTTATAGAACATGTCTCTGAGATCATCTTTTGGGTTAATCCATGATGCAACTGcatcacaaaaaaatataaaatcttggATTATGCCACTGGGATTCACACTGATCGTGGTACAAATACCACGGAATGCGGAATCCTTTTCCTCATTGTCCCTTATGTTTCTCAGAGAGGTGCACCAAGGTCTTATAAACTGCTGTAGCATGGGGGCCACCTCTTGAGGACAAACGTAACCAAGACGACCAATTGCTATTGCTGTATTATCTAACAATGTCTTCGGTGTGTTGGGTCTGTTAATGATTTCTACAAGCTGGTGCAACACCACAGGAATATAAGGCTGCGTCTCTATACCCGTTTGAATGGAGATTTCTCCAACTGCCCAAGTGACATGGTTGCAGACTGAAATGAACTCTGGATTTAGGTTGGTTCCCACTATTGGCATGAAATCAGCTATACAAGGCTTAACGTGCTGAAAGCAAGCTTTCGTCAGGCCACCTAACAGGGCAAAAGAACTCTGTCGAACTTCTGGCATTTTATCCTGCATGCACTGATACATTAGTGTTAGGATGTTACTTCGGGCTACCAGTTGTTCCATGTTGCCTTCAAGTCCTGCAGCCAGGCCACTCAGTAAGTCAAGAGCCACTATCATAAAATCTTTATCTGGAGCCTCGTGTTGATCAGGTTGAGCATTGTTCAGCATGGCTTGTGCAAGAGTCGTCTGCACTAGGTTTACACAACGCTAATACACAGGTTCACAGTACGAAAGCAAGCCAGACTGCAGGGCTGTGGCAACCAAAGACAGGCACTCAAGTAAAGGGAAGAGATCTTCATCTTCATCCTTTAACATATTCCATTTCTGGATCAGTGGAGGCATTAGCATCTGAATATATTCTGGCTTGTTTAAATGACGTCCTACTGAATTTGCTAATGTTCCTATGGCTTCATAGAGAATGAGCAGGTTCTTATGTGGGTATTTACTAAACGCGAAGACCAGGGTATCAAGTCTATAAGCAAGGTAAGGAACGAGTTCTGCACAGGCATCCTCTTCTAGGGTAGTAAAGGCACCGCAGGTAGCTTCTTGTACTCTCTTGTTGCTATCCAGCATGCGCTTTAGCAGTTCCGTCATTAATGGCTTCAGATGCGTGTGTGGTGGCTGGCTGACTACCCAGTGTGCATAGCAGCTAAAAGCCCAGCACATTATGGAGCGCACAAGAGCCTTTTTATTACAGAGGCACCGAATAAGGTGAGGAATGAGCTCGGGCTGGTATGGAATCACGCCTTGCATGCCACCTGCAGCAATTGCTCCTAATGCCAAGATGCCTGATTCTTTAACAGCCCATTCACAATGAAAAAGTAATTCTTTCAAAAGGGGTAAAATATGTGGCAGTAGCTCATCACGATATACATTTGCAAAAACATCTAGGGCAGCAGCGGAACATTTTCTTAGATCCCAGTCAGAAATTGTATCGTCATCATCcatttcatcatcatcatcttcttcctcttcatcttcaCCATGCTGCTGCCACTGTCCTTGATCGGTGAAAACGTGGCCTTAGATCCTGTTCACTATCAAGGAATTGTTTCATCTTCCTCAACATCACCCTTAAGCAGGATAATATCTATATCTGAGTACTTCATGCCATTCACTAACACAGGAATTAACTTAGGAAGATGTCTTACAAGTACATCTTTGCATATTTGTTGCTCAGCTAAAGTTAGCCAAAATTCACAGGCTTCTAAAGCCACATTTTCATCTTGATCTTGAGTCCTCTGTAGCAGGTACTCAACTATATTGTGCATGTGAGGAAGCAGGAGATTCATTTGAGCTTCAAGCAACATCACAAACGCCCTGTAAACATTTTTCCGTACCTCTGGTTCTTCCTCACCAGCCAGTGCAAACAGATTCTCAATAAAAGAATCAATGTGCAACATCAGAGCTTGAGTCCTGCTGATGATAAACTGATTGACACATGCAATAGCATGAGACCTTATTTTTGGACTACTGTGCTTGAAGAACTGCAAAAATTTGGGAATCATGATGTTGAGAGGATGATCTAAAACATCACTATCTAAAATCTCAGCAGAATCTTCACATATCTTCTGAAGGGCAGCAAATGCTCCCTCACAGGTGTTGTAATCTTCAGAATCCAACAGGCTGCAGAGTTTTGGTAAGAGGTCAGGCCAATTCTGCAATTCTCCCTTGGAGGCTATGGTTGTAATCAAAATATAAACCTTGGCTCTAACCAGAGGAGAGGAGTCACCAATATTACTTAAACATTCACTTTTAATAAAGTCTGTTACACCATTTGGGAAGTTCTGAAAATGTGCTTTCACATTATTCTTCAAGATGAGACCATTCAATGATCTCATAGGTTCATCTTcggattttaattttgtaaaatcaaGTCGTTGTTAAAATCTGGATATTGATTGAGTTGTTCCAGTTTTTGCTGCACGGTTCTCTGGATGGTGGTGTTTGGGGACTGGGACTCCTTCAACAGCTGCAGGATTTGCTGAAGTCCTTGCTTGTCAGGTTTCCACTCATACTCCACCTTGGTTTGCTCCCTGGGGTGGCCCGAAGGAAGTATCAGACAGTGAAAGCCGGAGGAACTGCTCCTAGCAGCCCAGCTGCCAACATCTactgctctaatttttttttaaaggagagaaagaagtaaaaatacgGAAGTAGGATAAAAAGGAGATACATATAATCACAGACCCTGAAGtgattaaagaaattataagCAACTATAACATTCAATCTcatggaaagaaatgagaaaacctaAAGGAAATTACCGCTATGAAAAATGTAAGTTTCAAATGTTGTCCCAAGGAGACACATAAAATAACTAATTACCATTAAAGAGACTGAAAAGGTATTTAGAGATCTACCATgtaaaaaactttaaaaccctttaaagaatagaaaattccAATATTATCCAAACTGTTCCAGGTCACAGAAAAAAGTGCCCCTAATTCATCTTATAAAGTAACATAATTAATAGTAAAACCTGCTAGAGAAccagaaaagaaactgtagacCAATCGTacttacaaata
This window contains:
- the LOC123632095 gene encoding LOW QUALITY PROTEIN: transportin-1-like (The sequence of the model RefSeq protein was modified relative to this genomic sequence to represent the inferred CDS: inserted 3 bases in 2 codons; deleted 1 base in 1 codon; substituted 1 base at 1 genomic stop codon); translated protein: MRTKAIYQDGRAEIGSSVLGNSDRRSSMSFLLKPLSGLTLSAQNGVPRPHLNQSLPLNFNDIREQTKVEYEWKPDKQGLQQILQLLKESQSPNTTIQRTVQQKLEQLNQYPDFNNDLIXTKLKSEDEPMRSLNGLILKNNVKAHFQNFPNGVTDFIKSECLSNIGDSSPLVRAKVYILITTIASKGELQNWPDLLPKLCSLLDSEDYNTCEGAFAALQKICEDSAEILDSDVLDHPLNIMIPKFLQFFKHSSPKIRSHAIACVNQFIISRTQALMLHIDSFIENLFALAGEEEPEVRKNVYRAFVMLLEAQMNLLLPHMHNIVEYLLQRTQDQDENVALEACEFWLTLAEQQICKDVLVRHLPKLIPVLVNGMKYSDIDIILLKGDVEEDETIPDSEQDLRPRFHRSRTVXQQHGEDEEEEDDDDEMDDDDTISDWDLRKCSAAALDVFANVYRDELLPHILPLLKELLFHCEWAVKESGILALGAIAAGGMQGVIPYQPELIPHLIRCLCNKKALVRSIMCWAFSCYAHWVVSQPPHTHLKPLMTELLKRMLDSNKRVQEATCGAFTTLEEDACAELVPYLAYRLDTLVFAFSKYPHKNLLILYEAIGTLANSVGRHLNKPEYIQMLMPPLIQKWNMLKDEDEDLFPLLECLSLVATALQSGLLSYCEPVYXRCVNLVQTTLAQAMLNNAQPDQHEAPDKDFMIVALDLLSGLAAGLEGNMEQLVARSNILTLMYQCMQDKMPEVRQSSFALLGGLTKACFQHVKPCIADFMPIVGTNLNPEFISVCNHVTWAVGEISIQTGIETQPYIPVVLHQLVEIINRPNTPKTLLDNTAIAIGRLGYVCPQEVAPMLQQFIRPWCTSLRNIRDNEEKDSAFRGICTTISVNPSGIIQDFIFFCDAVASWINPKDDLRDMFYKSLHGFKNQVGDENWRHFSDQFPLLLKECLAAFYGV